Below is a window of Pseudarthrobacter equi DNA.
AGAAGATGAACCCCTGGGCACAGGCCGTCTTCGACACGCTGGGCGCCCTGGTCAGCCAGGAAGTGGTGGAGGAAGTCATGGACCGCGGAATGCTTGAGGTCATGCCCCTCACCCACATCCGCGGCCGTTCCCTGCACGACGCGTTCGTCATCGTGGACGAGGCCCAGTCCCTCGAAAAGAACGTCCTGCTGACAGTTATGAGCCGCATCGGCCAGAACTCGAAGATCGTACTCACCCACGACGTCGCCCAGCGCGACAACCTCCGCGTCGGCCGCCACGACGGAGTCGCCGCCGTCGTCGAAACCCTGAAAGGCCACCCGCTCTTCGGCCACATCACGCTCACCCGCTCAGAAAGGTCCCCCATCGCAGCCCTGGTAACGGAGTTGCTCGAGGGGTAAGCCACCGGACGAAGGGCCGTGGTCCGGTTTGCCGGGCCACGGCCCTTCTCCGTCGCTTAGACACACCGCATAGGGCCGCCGCCGGTCGCTGAGCGACCTCTGGCGGCCGATGCGTCGCGATGCGCTCCTACGAGAAGGACCGCGACCCGCCTCGTGCGCGGAGGGGCGCCTCCGCACATGTCCGGACCCAGTGCTTCGCGTAGGAGCGCATCGCCGACCAGAGCGCTGCGCAGGTCGCCCACCGACCGGAGAGGCGCGGCGGGAGGTGTCTCAGCGACGGCGAAGCGCTGGGACCGGACAAACCCAGCTACGGCAACTTCTCAGGTGACGTTCAGGAACTTGGCCGCTGCTTCGTGGCCTTCTACCTGCAAGGTCCAGTCGGGGCGCTTGAAGGTGGCTGGCGTGACCCGGACTTTCTGGACTGTCTCGACCTGCGTGCCCCAGGCTTGGCGGGTGGTTCCGTTCAGCTCGTAGCCGAGGATGCGGGAGACGCCGAGGGAGGCTGCGTTCCAGTCCGCGGCTTCGGATTCGGCGACGTCGGCGCCCAGCCAGTCGAAGGCCCAGAGCACGACGGCGGCACGCATCTCTGCGCCGAGCCCCCGGCCCTGGGCGGACTGCTTGAGCCACGATCCGGTGGAGACGGTTTTCAACAGTGCGAAGTCCTTGGCGCCCACGTCCTGGCAGCCGATGAACTGCCCCTCGTGCCAGATGCCCAGGAGCAGTGTCCAGTCTTCCGGACTGAACCCGCCGCGGCATCGCCAGTACCAGCGGGCCATGTTCGGGCCAAGCTCGTCGTCGGGCAGTTCTGTCCATGGCGTGCTGAACGGGCTCCTGGCGGCGTCGTGGATGCCGCTGCGGGCGGCGTCGACGGCTGCGGGGATGTCCTGATCCGTGATGGGCCGGAGCTCCAGCCGGGGAGTGGTCAGTTGCAGGTCGAATAGCGGCCAGATGGAGCTCATGCTAATCATCCGCGAAGCCTAGCCGATCACGTGCACCTCTGCCTGTCACGTCAGGCGGGCACGTCCCAGCTGATGTGGCGGCGGACATCGGTGAGGTTCATGGACTCGGCGAGGAAGAGGTCGTCCAGCATGTACTCGTCGACGCCGAGAATCCGCAGCCAGTGTCCGTAGCCTTCGGTTGTGTGCTCCAGTGAACGGCTGGCCACGCAGACGCCCGTGCCAAGGTCCACCCGCACCAGGGAGCGGCCGGCAAGGCACAGGGGAGCCGCCGGATCCCAGGGCTGGTAGGCGGGAGTGGGCGCAACCACGGTCTCCAGGGCGGACCTGCCCTCGTGGTCCACGGTGCGCACGTCCTCCACCTGTACCGGGTTGCTGCCCGGAAACTCCAGCGGCGCAGGGGAATTGCCGGCAAGCTCCACCGGGTCCAGTGCAGCGGAGAACCGTCCGTTGCCGAACCCGGGCTCACCGTAGGCCGCCTCCGGACGCCGTTTCACCAGTCCGGCCGCGCCGTACACAGGGGAGACCAGGTGGGGCGGGAGGAGCCAGGACTTGCGGGTGGAACTGACGTAGAGGCCATCCCTGGAATCGTTGATCCCCGTTGTGCTGTGGAGGACCAGCCCTTCGGGGCTCTCCAGCCGCAGCGCGCCCGGCCGGCGCAGCCACGCCCGGACCAGGGAAGCTCCCGGAGCCGGTGCCGCGTCGAATGGCTCATCCCAGTACTCAAAGCGAAGCGACTGCCACTTCCACGGCGAAGACCGGCACAGGCTGCGGAACATGGCGGTGGGATCTGAGGGGGATGCGCCGCCGGCGGGATCCGGGCGCCGCCGGGAATCCCAGGCTGACATATCCACAGTTTACGCGGACACGGTGGGGCGGGCAGGGGAATTCCAGTAGCATCCGAGGGGTGATCGGACGACTCGGCGACCTGTGGCTGGACACCCCCCTCGCGTTCTGGCTGGTGCTGGCGGCATGCCTCTACTTTGCGGTGATGGCAGTCCGCCTCACGGTGATCGATGTCCGCCACCACCTCCTGCCCAACCGGATCGTTTTCCCCTCCTATGGGGTGGCCGGGGTGCTCCTGCTCGCCGCGGTGGCTACTGTCCTGGTGGCAGGGGCGGACGCTGCGGCCGTACCCGACGGCGGTGCCAGGCTTTTCGGCCTGCCCGGCGGCCGTGTCCTCGCCGGGGGAGCGGTGCTGTGGCTGTTCTACTTCGTCCTCCGCCTGGTGTATCCGCCCGGCATGGGATTCGGTGATGTGAAGCTCGCCGGCGTACTTGGCATGTACCTCGGCTACCTCGGCTGGGGGCACGTGTTCGCCGGAACGTTCGCAGCCTTCCTCCTGGGCGGCCTGTGGAGCCTCGGACTGCTCGCCACCCGCCGCGGCAGCCTCAAATCCGCCATTCCTTTCGGCCCGTTCATGCTGGCCGGCACCGCCGCCGTGATGCTCCTGCTGCCTGCCGCCTGACGCCACCGAAGGGTCTGGCCACGCCGTGCGGCGGCTAGGCTGAAGCCATGGCAGCGCCCGAATTCATCCTCAAACTCCGTGAAAAAATAGGCCACGACCCCCTCTGGATTCCTGCAGTACGGGGTGTGGTGGTCAATGACGACGGGCACATCCTGCTGGGGCAGCGATCGGACAACGGTCGGTGGGCCCTGATTTCGGGCCTGCTGGATCCGGGGGAGCACCCGGGCCCCGGCCTGGTGCGGGAAATCTTCGAGGAGACAGCGGTGGTGGCAGAGACCGAGCGCATGGTTTCCGTCGGTGTCTCCGGCCCGGTCACCTTCCCCAACGGGGATGTGTGCGACTTCCTGGACATCGTGTTCCGGTGCCGCCACGTGTCCGGCGAGCCCCGGGTCAACGATGACGAATCCCTTGCCGTGGGCTGGTTCCCCCTCGATGGCCTTCCGGACATCCGGCCGCGGGACCTGGAGAGCATCGAACGTGCGCTGGCGCCCCATGACGCCGTCCATTACGAGCCCTGAAAATCGCGCCTCACCCCCGGCAGGCCGCTGAAACGAACAGGGACGCCGCAACCCCCAAAGATTGCGGCGTCCCTGTCAGCTCATTCGCTGCACCGGACCGGGTGCGACGGCGGTGCGTACGACGGCGGTCAGCGGCCCTGCGAGACCAGCTCGCCGTCGTCGTCCCGTGCCATGGCCGCGTCGCCGGCGTCCCCGGCGGGAGTATGTTGCCCTGCGGAAACGCCGGGCAGGCCGGCGGCCAGCCGCTCAGCTTCCTCGCCGCCGACGGCTTCGCCGCGGGCCACCATGCCGGCCGTATCGGACAGCGGGATCTGCTTGAGGGTGATGGCCAACAGCAGGGCAATGGCGATGAACGGCACCAGGTACCAGAACACCGGGGCCAGCGAATCAGCGTAGGCATTGACGATGGCGTCCCGCAGCTGTTCCGGGAGCTGGTTCATGGCCTGCGGGTCCAGGGTGCTGGTGGACTGCGATGCCTGCTCGGCCGATGCGCCCGCACCGGTGAAAGCGCTGGTCAGCGACTCGGACAGGCGGGTGGTGAACAGGGATCCGAAAATCGCCACGCCCATGGCGGCGCCCACCTCGCGGAAGTAGTTGTTGGTGCTGGTGGCGGTGCCGATCTGCTCCGCCGGCACGGAATTCTGCACCACCAGGACTACTACCTGCATGATCAGGCCCAGCCCGGCGCCGAAGACGAACAGCTGCACGCAGATCACCCAGATGGGTGTGCTCGCGGCCAGGGTGGTCATCCAGAGCATGGCGGCCATCGTGAGCGCAGCGCCCAGGATGGGGAACATCTTGTACTTGCCAGTCTTGGAAATCCGGATGCCCGAGTAGATGGAGGTACCCATCAGACCGGCCATCATGGGGAGCATGAGCAGCCCGGACTCGGCGGCGGAGGTGCCGGAGGACATCTGCAGGAACGTGGGAACGAACGCGATGGCCGAGAACATGCCCAGGCCCAGGGTGAAGCCGATGGCGGTGGCGTTGATGAAGATGCGGTTGCGGAACAGGCTCAGCGGGATGATGGGGTCTTCCGCACGGCGCTCCACGAAGACAAACGCGGCAGCGGACACCAGCAGGCCGGCGCCGAAGGCCCAGGTGAGGGGTGAATCCCAGCCCTCGTCCTTCTTGCCGCCGAAGTCGGTGAAGAAGATCAGGCAGGTGGTGGCGACGGAGAGCAGCACAACGCCCAGGACATCGATCCGCTTCTCAGCCTTCTTGTTCGGCAGCGTCAGGGCGAACCAGGCGATGGCGAAGGCGGCCAGGCCAACGGGGATGTTGATGTAGAAGGCCCATTCCCAGGTGAGGTGGTCCACGAAGAAGCCGCCCAGCAGCGGACCGGCCACGGCGGACAGGCCGAAGATGGCGCCCAGCGGGCCCATGTACTTGCCGCGGTCCTTGGCCGGAACGATGTCCGCGATGATGGCCTGGGAAAGGATCATGAGTCCGCCGCCGCCCAGCCCCTGGATGGCGCGGAAGATGACGAAGCCCCAGAAGTCCGTGGCCAGCGCGCAGCCCAGCGAGGCGAGGGTGAACAGGGCGATGGCCACCAGGAACAGGTTGCGCCGCCCCAGGATGTCACCGAATTTCCCGTAGATGGGCATCACGATGGTGGTGGCCAGCAGGTATGCGGTGGTGATCCAGGCCTGATGTTCCACGCCGCCGAGCTTGCCCACGATGGTGGGCATGGCGGTGGAGACGATGGTCTGGTCGAGGCTGGACAGCAGCATTCCGGCGATCAGGGCCGAGAAGATGATCCAGATGCGTTTTTGGGTCAGCAGCAGGGGCCCTGCCGGCGGTGTGGCGGTTGCGGTACTCATGCGTTTCCTTCTGCTGCGGCGGTGGCCGTGCTGTCGAATGGTTGGGAGAAGAGGAGGCTTGCTGCCGAGATGTTTTCCAGCAGCAGCTCCGGGTAGCTGCGGGTGTTGCCGTCGGAGAAGTAGGCCATGCTGCTTTTGCGGGCGATGGTGCTGAGCAGCACCACCGCCATCTGCACCACGGGA
It encodes the following:
- a CDS encoding MDR family MFS transporter, which translates into the protein MSTATATPPAGPLLLTQKRIWIIFSALIAGMLLSSLDQTIVSTAMPTIVGKLGGVEHQAWITTAYLLATTIVMPIYGKFGDILGRRNLFLVAIALFTLASLGCALATDFWGFVIFRAIQGLGGGGLMILSQAIIADIVPAKDRGKYMGPLGAIFGLSAVAGPLLGGFFVDHLTWEWAFYINIPVGLAAFAIAWFALTLPNKKAEKRIDVLGVVLLSVATTCLIFFTDFGGKKDEGWDSPLTWAFGAGLLVSAAAFVFVERRAEDPIIPLSLFRNRIFINATAIGFTLGLGMFSAIAFVPTFLQMSSGTSAAESGLLMLPMMAGLMGTSIYSGIRISKTGKYKMFPILGAALTMAAMLWMTTLAASTPIWVICVQLFVFGAGLGLIMQVVVLVVQNSVPAEQIGTATSTNNYFREVGAAMGVAIFGSLFTTRLSESLTSAFTGAGASAEQASQSTSTLDPQAMNQLPEQLRDAIVNAYADSLAPVFWYLVPFIAIALLLAITLKQIPLSDTAGMVARGEAVGGEEAERLAAGLPGVSAGQHTPAGDAGDAAMARDDDGELVSQGR
- a CDS encoding GNAT family N-acetyltransferase, translating into MISMSSIWPLFDLQLTTPRLELRPITDQDIPAAVDAARSGIHDAARSPFSTPWTELPDDELGPNMARWYWRCRGGFSPEDWTLLLGIWHEGQFIGCQDVGAKDFALLKTVSTGSWLKQSAQGRGLGAEMRAAVVLWAFDWLGADVAESEAADWNAASLGVSRILGYELNGTTRQAWGTQVETVQKVRVTPATFKRPDWTLQVEGHEAAAKFLNVT
- a CDS encoding NUDIX hydrolase; this encodes MAAPEFILKLREKIGHDPLWIPAVRGVVVNDDGHILLGQRSDNGRWALISGLLDPGEHPGPGLVREIFEETAVVAETERMVSVGVSGPVTFPNGDVCDFLDIVFRCRHVSGEPRVNDDESLAVGWFPLDGLPDIRPRDLESIERALAPHDAVHYEP
- a CDS encoding prepilin peptidase encodes the protein MIGRLGDLWLDTPLAFWLVLAACLYFAVMAVRLTVIDVRHHLLPNRIVFPSYGVAGVLLLAAVATVLVAGADAAAVPDGGARLFGLPGGRVLAGGAVLWLFYFVLRLVYPPGMGFGDVKLAGVLGMYLGYLGWGHVFAGTFAAFLLGGLWSLGLLATRRGSLKSAIPFGPFMLAGTAAVMLLLPAA